The Listeria monocytogenes genome window below encodes:
- a CDS encoding threonine/serine exporter family protein, with the protein MDLVWTIIIQLVLSYVATVTFAIITNVPKRALNACGITGTFGWMAYWTLMQMDSGTGASSLAGAFVVAILSHFFAKHKKMPITIFNVPGIVPLVPGGLAYQAVRNFVLGDYTEAIGFSVQVTVVAGAIAAGLMLSEVFNHSIRAFRGRKERI; encoded by the coding sequence ATGGATTTAGTTTGGACTATTATCATTCAATTAGTGCTCAGTTACGTTGCGACGGTGACGTTTGCGATTATTACAAATGTGCCAAAAAGAGCGCTGAATGCTTGCGGTATTACAGGAACCTTTGGCTGGATGGCTTACTGGACTTTGATGCAAATGGATTCTGGAACAGGGGCGTCTTCCCTCGCCGGCGCTTTTGTCGTCGCAATTCTGAGTCACTTTTTTGCGAAACATAAAAAAATGCCGATTACGATATTTAATGTTCCCGGAATTGTACCACTCGTTCCCGGGGGACTTGCTTACCAAGCCGTGCGCAATTTTGTGTTAGGTGATTATACGGAAGCGATTGGTTTTTCCGTTCAAGTTACAGTGGTTGCTGGCGCGATTGCAGCGGGGTTAATGCTATCGGAAGTATTCAATCATAGTATTAGGGCATTTCGTGGACGGAAAGAACGTATTTAA
- a CDS encoding MucBP domain-containing protein, whose product MKKKYFLCVFAVILFFTGFLFGNSPVNAAEIDRSNVTYHYIDISTLTETQKNSIIKGNPNETLTNDYENYSFVYQKNTSGSTTNTDNTSDNNKNQNGTLLKAGDIGPNIYLIILGFILLGSGIGLLTLKKRHAKQLLVFLLVLGGSSLLVGSIVQATENSNIKTQESQTVAKGTKESKQPESIKGYTYVGYIHTSKNNTTPVVEKGTVAVNYQDEQGNSLATSETLEGDIGQPYQTVTKNIEGYQLKEVNGNITGTFTEKAQVVTYVYQKVPVATVTVKYLDQDGKQIHDPQTISGNIGEPYDVSTDKYKLQIDRYTLDTTKLPNNANGTFTNQSTEVTYIYTKEAQDVKITIKFVDSNGDPFVLTDLTTYKNGDLVPVYPNLDQYHMRLNYNQQIYNQGEAVPDIVIPAKEGETYSLPERMTFNILDDQGKQIPYVISQNADFSSTGIERWENYKIIPANREGTLTSEDVVVTYQILIYGFMIPEP is encoded by the coding sequence ATGAAGAAAAAATACTTTCTTTGCGTATTCGCAGTAATACTATTTTTCACAGGTTTTCTTTTTGGAAATTCACCGGTGAATGCTGCTGAAATTGATAGAAGCAATGTCACGTATCATTACATTGATATCAGCACATTAACAGAAACGCAAAAAAATAGTATTATCAAAGGAAATCCAAACGAGACACTTACAAATGATTATGAAAACTATTCTTTTGTATACCAAAAAAACACATCAGGATCAACTACAAATACAGATAATACTTCTGACAATAATAAAAATCAAAATGGGACACTATTAAAAGCTGGAGATATTGGTCCAAATATTTATTTAATCATCCTAGGGTTTATTTTATTAGGAAGTGGTATTGGACTGCTTACATTGAAAAAAAGACACGCCAAACAGCTGCTAGTATTTCTTCTTGTCCTTGGCGGTAGTAGTTTGTTAGTTGGGTCGATTGTTCAAGCAACAGAAAATAGTAACATAAAAACCCAAGAATCTCAAACAGTCGCAAAAGGAACGAAAGAATCGAAACAACCTGAATCAATTAAAGGGTATACGTATGTAGGATATATACATACAAGTAAAAATAATACAACTCCCGTAGTTGAAAAAGGGACTGTAGCTGTAAACTATCAAGATGAACAAGGAAATTCACTGGCGACTAGTGAAACACTCGAAGGCGACATTGGCCAACCATATCAGACTGTAACGAAAAATATTGAGGGATACCAATTAAAAGAAGTAAACGGGAATATAACAGGAACTTTTACAGAGAAAGCGCAAGTTGTTACTTATGTTTATCAAAAAGTGCCTGTAGCTACTGTAACTGTTAAATACCTCGATCAAGATGGAAAACAAATCCATGATCCGCAAACAATTAGTGGTAATATTGGCGAACCATATGATGTTTCAACAGATAAATACAAATTACAAATTGATAGATACACATTAGATACAACGAAACTGCCAAACAATGCAAATGGTACTTTCACTAATCAATCTACAGAAGTAACCTATATCTATACGAAAGAAGCGCAAGATGTTAAAATAACAATTAAATTTGTTGATAGCAATGGAGATCCATTTGTTTTAACGGATTTAACAACCTATAAAAACGGCGATTTAGTACCTGTTTATCCTAATTTAGATCAATATCATATGAGACTAAATTACAATCAACAAATTTATAATCAAGGAGAAGCAGTGCCTGATATTGTTATTCCAGCTAAAGAAGGAGAAACATATTCGTTACCAGAAAGAATGACCTTTAATATACTGGATGATCAAGGGAAACAAATCCCCTATGTTATTTCGCAAAATGCTGACTTCAGTAGTACCGGGATTGAAAGATGGGAAAACTACAAAATTATACCAGCCAATCGCGAAGGAACACTGACTAGTGAAGATGTGGTGGTTACGTACCAGATACTTATTTATGGGTTTATGATTCCTGAGCCATAA
- a CDS encoding YdbC family protein: MANIEYEIIEEIGVLSENTRGWRKELNKVSWNGRPPKYDIRDWSEGHEKMGKGITLTDEEAEALKKLLD; this comes from the coding sequence TTGGCGAATATTGAATATGAAATCATCGAAGAAATTGGCGTATTGTCCGAAAACACGCGTGGTTGGCGGAAGGAATTAAATAAAGTAAGCTGGAACGGTCGCCCACCTAAATATGATATCCGCGACTGGTCAGAGGGTCACGAGAAAATGGGAAAAGGGATTACACTAACTGATGAAGAGGCAGAAGCACTAAAAAAACTGTTAGATTAA
- a CDS encoding threonine/serine exporter family protein has protein sequence MSNETTDYLLETCLMAGKIMMESGAEMYRVEDTMNRIATIASNKKGISFVTPTGLFMSLEGERNVQLQQIPTRTINLEKVSMVNEFSRDFAEKRISLKELHTKLVNLDKDVRYFPIWLQIIAASLVSGSLMVIFGGGWFDFIPTCIIGAIGFIIFYYTQIFMKVKFLAEFLASLSVGLLAVLTISIGWGINLDTMIIGGVMPLVPGVPITNAVRDLIAGHLLSGMARGTEALLTSCAIGIGIAVVFRFFL, from the coding sequence ATGTCGAATGAAACAACAGATTATTTGCTAGAAACATGCTTAATGGCAGGCAAAATAATGATGGAAAGTGGCGCAGAAATGTATCGCGTGGAAGATACAATGAACCGCATTGCAACCATCGCTAGTAATAAAAAAGGGATTAGTTTCGTGACGCCAACTGGGCTTTTTATGTCGCTTGAAGGTGAGCGTAATGTACAATTACAGCAAATCCCAACAAGAACCATTAATTTAGAAAAAGTATCTATGGTCAATGAATTTTCTAGGGATTTCGCTGAAAAGAGAATTTCCTTAAAAGAATTACATACAAAGCTCGTTAATTTAGATAAAGATGTTCGCTACTTTCCTATCTGGTTGCAGATTATTGCGGCATCACTCGTTAGTGGATCGTTGATGGTTATTTTTGGTGGGGGTTGGTTTGATTTTATTCCAACTTGTATCATCGGAGCTATTGGTTTTATTATTTTTTATTATACGCAGATTTTTATGAAGGTGAAATTTCTGGCAGAATTTTTAGCTTCATTAAGCGTCGGGCTCCTAGCTGTTTTGACGATTTCGATTGGTTGGGGTATTAATTTGGATACGATGATCATTGGTGGCGTAATGCCGCTTGTTCCCGGCGTACCGATTACGAATGCGGTTCGGGATTTGATTGCTGGGCATTTGCTTAGTGGGATGGCACGCGGAACGGAAGCCCTACTTACTTCTTGTGCAATAGGAATTGGAATCGCGGTTGTTTTCCGCTTTTTCTTGTAA
- a CDS encoding alpha/beta hydrolase: MFAYDIYEPIGRKDGDTFPVIFGLHGFGGDEMEMAGRLELLMDRFVVVSMRGDVDYGPAYGFYHMVTEGDPNPREVDYISQRVAQFIDKICNDYTSIDKEQVFLAGFDQGAVLTISILQNYGGQYKAAALLSGRLPYYMEERPANLMLKDKRIFIGHGIEDAVIQISEAEDIAKFFEKMGCRVEKHRYFVGHNINEAEEDDLYNWFESFLPNKSVKNK; encoded by the coding sequence ATGTTTGCTTATGATATTTATGAACCAATTGGTAGAAAAGACGGAGATACTTTTCCAGTAATTTTTGGCCTTCATGGTTTTGGTGGCGATGAGATGGAGATGGCGGGACGCCTAGAGTTATTAATGGACCGTTTTGTTGTTGTTTCCATGCGTGGGGATGTGGATTATGGTCCTGCTTATGGTTTTTATCATATGGTGACAGAAGGAGACCCGAATCCGCGTGAGGTAGATTATATAAGCCAGCGTGTTGCTCAGTTTATTGATAAAATTTGTAATGATTACACTTCAATAGATAAAGAACAAGTTTTTCTTGCTGGTTTTGATCAAGGCGCAGTTTTAACGATATCTATTTTGCAAAATTATGGAGGTCAGTATAAAGCAGCAGCCTTACTGAGCGGACGTTTGCCGTATTATATGGAAGAAAGACCTGCAAACTTAATGTTGAAAGACAAGCGAATTTTTATCGGTCACGGGATAGAAGATGCTGTCATTCAAATTTCTGAAGCAGAAGACATTGCTAAATTTTTCGAGAAAATGGGTTGTAGGGTAGAAAAGCATCGTTATTTTGTTGGACATAATATCAACGAAGCAGAAGAAGATGACTTATATAACTGGTTTGAAAGCTTTCTGCCAAACAAATCAGTGAAAAATAAATAA